One Paraburkholderia sp. IMGN_8 DNA window includes the following coding sequences:
- the ssuD gene encoding FMNH2-dependent alkanesulfonate monooxygenase, producing the protein MNVFWFIPTHGDSRYLGTSQGARAADYDYFQQIAVAADTLGYEGVLLPTGRSCEDAWVVASSLIAATKRLKFLVAIRPGISSPGLAARMAATFDRLSNGRLLINVVTGGDAAELEGDGVFVDHDTRYEITDEFLHIWRKLLSAAHTNDSIEFTGKHLRSKGGKALYPPVQNPHPPLWFGGSSPAAHDMAGEHIDTYLTWGEPPDAVAKKVADIRARARAHGREIKFGIRLHVIVRETEAEAWAAADKLISKLDDETISRAQASFSKMDSEGQRRMAALHGGKRGGRAELEVYPNLWAGIGLVRGGAGTALVGNPDQVAARMKEYADLGIDTFILSGYPHLEESYRFAELVFPLLPNRRSKTANGPLSGPFGEIVGNNYLPKAASSS; encoded by the coding sequence ATGAATGTGTTCTGGTTCATTCCGACTCACGGCGACAGCCGCTATCTCGGTACGTCCCAAGGCGCACGCGCAGCCGACTACGACTACTTCCAGCAGATCGCCGTGGCGGCCGATACGCTCGGTTACGAGGGCGTGCTGCTGCCGACCGGCCGTTCGTGCGAGGACGCATGGGTGGTCGCGTCGAGCCTGATCGCCGCGACCAAACGCCTGAAGTTTCTGGTGGCGATTCGCCCGGGCATTTCGTCGCCGGGTCTCGCGGCGCGTATGGCGGCGACCTTCGACCGCCTGTCGAACGGACGTCTCCTGATCAACGTGGTAACCGGCGGCGATGCGGCTGAACTGGAAGGTGACGGTGTGTTCGTCGATCACGACACGCGCTATGAAATCACCGACGAATTCCTGCACATCTGGCGCAAGCTGCTGAGCGCCGCGCATACCAACGACTCGATCGAGTTCACCGGCAAGCATCTGCGCTCGAAGGGCGGCAAGGCGCTATATCCGCCGGTGCAGAACCCGCATCCGCCACTGTGGTTCGGCGGTTCGTCGCCGGCCGCGCATGACATGGCCGGCGAGCATATCGACACGTATCTGACGTGGGGCGAGCCGCCCGACGCCGTCGCGAAGAAGGTCGCCGACATTCGCGCCCGCGCCAGGGCGCATGGCCGCGAGATCAAGTTCGGCATCCGCCTGCACGTGATTGTGCGCGAAACCGAAGCAGAAGCATGGGCCGCCGCCGACAAGCTGATCAGCAAGCTCGACGACGAAACCATTTCCCGCGCGCAGGCTTCGTTCTCGAAGATGGATTCCGAAGGGCAGCGCCGCATGGCCGCGTTGCACGGCGGCAAGCGCGGCGGCCGCGCGGAACTCGAGGTCTATCCGAATCTGTGGGCGGGTATCGGTCTTGTACGCGGCGGCGCGGGCACCGCGCTAGTCGGCAATCCGGACCAGGTCGCCGCACGCATGAAGGAATACGCCGACCTCGGCATCGACACGTTCATCCTGTCGGGCTATCCGCATCTCGAAGAGTCGTATCGCTTCGCCGAGCTGGTGTTTCCGCTGCTGCCGAACCGTCGCAGCAAGACGGCGAACGGCCCGCTGTCGGGTCCATTCGGCGAGATCGTCGGCAACAACTATCTGCCGAAGGCGGCGAGTTCGAGCTGA